Proteins encoded by one window of Cylindrospermum stagnale PCC 7417:
- a CDS encoding IS4 family transposase has translation MSKPRKKQGNPDFRHRVNVPAPASEEIESRLFELVSPGTFTNLKEVKDKERSLRSRVLTLPVMAAIVLSIVYRQVQHLTDVLRILEVEGLMWVEATKVSKQALSQRLNSLPAHLFAKLLEQVIECLAAKRSVRELAPAWASVSEKFPAIWIGDASTLEAMKKHFGQLQEKTGAVLAGKMLMVVEAFTHTPVAVWYDADVKRNETRWWQALLERLPSGGLLVVDMGFYGFEWFDSLTTANKYVLTRQKEKVRYKVARVLSDGSHYKDEIIQMGWHHTNPCRHPMRQVSVLWGKTWYHYLTNVLDPQQLSAQEVCELYRRRWRIEDAFLLTKRLLGLSYLWVGGTNGVQMQIYATWIFYAVLNDLCADVAVALQQPIERISVEMVFRSFYFFHRALLRNPGLQLIPWLVEHHRSMGLVKAVRQRHRRTAARSLDIWADALT, from the coding sequence ATGAGTAAACCACGGAAAAAGCAAGGGAATCCAGATTTTCGCCATCGAGTCAACGTACCGGCTCCGGCAAGTGAAGAGATAGAATCAAGGTTGTTTGAGTTGGTAAGTCCAGGCACATTTACCAACCTCAAAGAAGTAAAAGATAAAGAACGGAGCTTGCGCTCACGAGTACTGACCCTACCAGTAATGGCAGCAATAGTGTTGAGTATAGTGTATAGACAAGTACAGCACTTAACAGATGTATTGCGAATCCTAGAAGTAGAAGGATTGATGTGGGTAGAGGCAACGAAAGTGAGTAAGCAAGCTTTGTCTCAAAGACTCAACAGCCTACCGGCTCATCTATTTGCCAAACTGTTAGAGCAGGTCATAGAGTGCCTAGCAGCTAAAAGGAGTGTAAGGGAATTAGCCCCAGCCTGGGCATCAGTGTCCGAGAAATTTCCCGCCATTTGGATTGGAGACGCCTCGACACTCGAAGCCATGAAAAAACACTTCGGACAACTGCAAGAAAAAACAGGTGCGGTGTTGGCAGGAAAAATGCTGATGGTGGTTGAAGCTTTCACTCACACTCCCGTGGCAGTTTGGTATGATGCCGATGTCAAACGAAATGAGACTCGTTGGTGGCAAGCACTGTTAGAACGTTTACCTTCAGGCGGTTTACTCGTAGTAGACATGGGATTTTATGGTTTTGAATGGTTTGATTCTCTGACTACAGCTAATAAGTATGTGCTGACACGCCAAAAGGAAAAGGTGAGATATAAGGTAGCACGTGTACTTTCTGACGGCTCTCACTACAAAGACGAAATTATTCAAATGGGATGGCATCACACCAACCCATGTCGCCATCCCATGCGCCAAGTTTCCGTATTGTGGGGCAAGACTTGGTATCATTACTTGACTAATGTTCTTGACCCACAACAACTTTCGGCACAGGAAGTTTGCGAATTATACCGTCGACGCTGGCGCATTGAGGATGCATTTTTATTGACTAAGCGTTTATTGGGATTGTCCTATCTGTGGGTTGGTGGCACTAATGGTGTGCAGATGCAAATATATGCTACTTGGATTTTCTACGCTGTTCTTAATGACTTGTGTGCCGATGTCGCAGTAGCTTTACAACAGCCAATTGAGCGCATTTCTGTAGAAATGGTTTTTCGCAGTTTCTATTTTTTCCACCGCGCACTTTTACGTAACCCTGGGTTACAACTTATTCCTTGGCTCGTAGAACATCATCGTTCGATGGGGTTGGTCAAAGCCGTCCGTCAACGTCACCGACGAACGGCTGCTCGGTCACTTGACATCTGGGCTGATGCCTTAACTTGA
- a CDS encoding zinc metalloprotease HtpX gives MTNQLKTAALLAALSGLLIAISYWVLGGTTGLIVGIGLAAVTNLFSWYQSDKIALAVYRAQPVTEAEAPGLYRMVQRLSQRAKIPMPGVYIVPSQGANAFATGRDPEHAAVAVTEGILNILPEDELEGVLAHELTHIINRDTLTQAVAATVAGAISFLAQMVSYSSWFGGASSRDDNRGGNPLGVLLTVVLAPVAATIIQLAISRTREFSADAGAARLTGNPRALARALQRLEVTARQMPLNANPAFEPLLIIHPISGQFLGNLFSSHPATEARVEALLKLEQQLPTTAY, from the coding sequence ATGACAAATCAATTGAAAACTGCTGCACTGCTAGCAGCACTCAGCGGCCTATTAATTGCAATTAGTTACTGGGTACTTGGTGGTACTACTGGCTTGATTGTGGGGATTGGATTAGCAGCAGTTACAAACCTGTTTTCTTGGTATCAATCTGATAAGATTGCCTTGGCAGTCTATCGCGCTCAACCAGTGACTGAAGCCGAAGCACCGGGACTTTATAGAATGGTGCAGAGATTGTCTCAGCGTGCCAAGATTCCCATGCCGGGAGTTTACATTGTTCCTAGCCAAGGTGCCAATGCTTTTGCTACAGGACGAGATCCAGAACACGCGGCTGTTGCTGTCACCGAAGGAATCTTAAATATATTACCAGAGGATGAACTCGAAGGCGTTCTTGCCCACGAACTCACCCATATAATTAATCGTGACACCCTCACACAAGCAGTAGCTGCTACTGTCGCCGGGGCTATCTCTTTCCTAGCGCAAATGGTGAGTTACAGCTCATGGTTTGGCGGTGCTAGTTCGCGAGATGACAACAGAGGTGGAAATCCTTTGGGAGTGCTATTAACGGTAGTACTTGCACCTGTGGCGGCGACGATCATTCAGTTAGCAATATCCCGCACTAGAGAATTTTCTGCTGATGCTGGTGCTGCGAGATTGACTGGTAATCCCCGCGCTTTAGCTAGAGCACTGCAACGCTTAGAAGTTACAGCCCGACAAATGCCTTTAAATGCTAACCCAGCCTTTGAACCGTTATTGATTATCCATCCAATTTCTGGGCAATTTTTGGGTAATTTGTTCTCCAGCCACCCAGCGACTGAGGCGCGAGTTGAAGCGTTGCTGAAGTTAGAGCAACAACTGCCTACAACAGCTTATTAA
- the aspS gene encoding aspartate--tRNA ligase produces MRTHYCGELRKEHIGETVTLYGWVDRYRDHGGVTFLDLRDRSGLVQIVSDPQRTPDSYEQANTLRSEYVVEITGRVTQRPEESLNSRIPTGDVEIYADKIVLLNAIHKQLPFQVATGNNDPVREDLRLKYRYLDLRRDRMASNLQLRHQVVKAVRRYLEDIANFIEVETPILTRSTPEGARDYILPSRVNAGEWFALPQSPQLFKQLLMVSGMDRYYQVARCFRDEDLRADRQPEFTQLDMEMSFMSQEEIIELNEKLVAHIFKSVKDIELPHPFPRLTYAEAMDRYGSDKPDTRYGLELVNVSDILKDSGFKVFREAVANGGIVKILPIPNGNDAISNVRIKPGGDLFKEASEAGAKGLAYIRVREDGEIDTIGAIKDNLTPEQKQEIISRTGAKAGHLLLFAAADAPTVNKTLDRLRQVIAREFKLIDSEKINLLWITDFPMFEWNADEKRLEALHHPFTAPHPDDLSDLKTARAQAYDLVFNGFEVGGGSLRIYQREIQEQVFEAIGFSPEEAQNKFGFLLEAFEYGTPPHGGIAYGLDRLVMLLTGEESIRDVIAFPKTQQARCLLTDAPSTVDAKQLKELHVSSTFKPKT; encoded by the coding sequence ATGCGAACTCACTATTGCGGCGAACTCCGAAAAGAACATATTGGAGAAACTGTTACTTTATACGGATGGGTAGACCGTTACCGCGATCATGGGGGCGTGACATTTTTGGATTTACGCGATCGCTCTGGGCTAGTCCAAATCGTCAGTGATCCACAACGGACTCCCGATTCTTACGAACAGGCTAACACACTGCGAAGTGAATATGTTGTGGAAATCACAGGCAGGGTAACACAACGTCCTGAAGAATCCCTAAATTCCCGCATTCCTACAGGCGATGTCGAAATCTACGCCGATAAAATCGTTTTACTCAACGCCATCCATAAGCAATTACCCTTCCAAGTCGCTACCGGCAACAACGATCCAGTGCGGGAAGACTTGCGGTTAAAATATCGTTATTTGGATTTGCGGCGCGATCGCATGGCGAGTAACTTGCAACTGCGTCACCAAGTCGTCAAAGCCGTCCGTCGCTACCTAGAAGATATCGCCAATTTCATCGAAGTAGAAACCCCCATCCTCACCCGTTCCACCCCCGAAGGTGCGCGTGATTACATCCTACCCAGTCGGGTTAATGCTGGTGAATGGTTCGCCTTACCCCAATCACCGCAGCTATTCAAACAATTATTGATGGTATCCGGCATGGATAGATACTATCAGGTTGCTCGTTGCTTCCGCGATGAAGACTTACGCGCCGACAGACAACCAGAATTTACCCAATTGGACATGGAAATGAGCTTCATGTCCCAAGAAGAAATTATCGAACTTAACGAGAAGTTAGTTGCTCATATCTTCAAAAGCGTTAAAGACATTGAGTTACCTCATCCTTTTCCCCGTCTCACCTACGCCGAAGCAATGGATCGCTACGGTAGTGATAAACCTGATACGCGTTATGGTTTGGAATTAGTCAATGTTTCGGATATCTTGAAAGACTCCGGTTTTAAAGTCTTTCGGGAAGCTGTCGCAAATGGCGGTATCGTCAAAATCCTCCCCATTCCTAACGGTAACGATGCCATCTCTAATGTCCGCATTAAACCAGGTGGTGACTTATTTAAAGAAGCCAGTGAAGCCGGTGCTAAAGGTTTAGCTTATATCCGCGTTAGAGAAGATGGTGAAATTGATACCATTGGCGCAATCAAAGACAACCTCACGCCAGAACAAAAACAAGAAATTATCAGCCGCACAGGTGCAAAAGCCGGTCATTTGTTATTATTTGCTGCTGCTGATGCGCCAACTGTCAATAAAACTTTAGACAGATTGCGGCAAGTTATCGCCAGGGAATTTAAGTTAATTGATTCTGAAAAAATCAACTTGCTCTGGATTACAGATTTCCCGATGTTTGAGTGGAATGCTGACGAAAAGCGTCTTGAAGCATTGCACCACCCCTTCACAGCACCCCATCCTGATGATTTGAGCGACTTAAAAACAGCACGCGCTCAAGCTTACGACTTGGTATTTAATGGCTTTGAAGTTGGCGGTGGAAGTCTGCGGATTTATCAGCGAGAAATTCAAGAACAGGTATTTGAAGCGATTGGTTTTTCTCCTGAAGAAGCACAAAATAAATTTGGCTTTTTGTTAGAAGCTTTTGAATATGGTACACCCCCCCACGGTGGCATCGCCTACGGTTTAGATCGTTTGGTGATGTTGCTGACTGGAGAAGAATCTATTCGCGATGTCATTGCTTTTCCAAAAACACAACAAGCGCGTTGTTTGTTAACAGATGCACCTTCAACAGTAGATGCGAAACAGTTGAAAGAATTACACGTTTCTTCAACTTTTAAACCCAAAACTTAA
- a CDS encoding Uma2 family endonuclease, translating to MTAVTVQIPPSLKFTDDEFLQIIAANKDLRLELSAHGELIVMSPTGGETGNRNFEVYLDLGFWNRKNGLGKAFDSSTGFKLPNGATRSPDVSWVSIERWNALTPEQRKKFLPLCPDFVIELLSESDDLADTQSKMREYIDNGLLLGWLINPKDKQVEIYRPNQKAEVLQSPTSLSGEDVLPGFILDLQPIFGS from the coding sequence ATGACTGCTGTAACTGTACAAATACCACCATCGCTTAAATTCACTGATGATGAATTTCTGCAAATAATTGCTGCTAATAAAGATTTGCGTTTAGAATTATCGGCTCATGGGGAATTAATTGTTATGTCGCCAACGGGAGGAGAGACAGGAAACCGGAATTTTGAAGTTTATCTTGATTTAGGGTTTTGGAACCGCAAAAATGGTTTAGGAAAAGCTTTTGATTCTTCTACCGGGTTTAAATTACCTAACGGTGCAACTCGTTCACCTGATGTCTCTTGGGTAAGCATAGAAAGATGGAATGCACTCACACCAGAACAAAGAAAGAAATTTCTGCCCTTATGCCCTGATTTTGTAATTGAATTACTTTCAGAAAGTGATGATTTAGCAGATACTCAGTCCAAAATGCGGGAGTATATTGATAATGGTTTACTTTTAGGCTGGTTAATTAATCCTAAAGATAAACAAGTAGAAATTTATCGCCCTAATCAAAAAGCAGAAGTTTTACAATCTCCTACCAGTTTATCTGGGGAAGATGTATTGCCAGGGTTTATTTTAGATTTACAGCCGATTTTTGGCTCATGA
- a CDS encoding DUF29 domain-containing protein: protein MNNQLYEQDFNLWRESIIEQIKQHQFNDIDWEHLLLELEDMGKSEKRSFISNLTILIAHLLKLTVQSDAPEMMKGSWYSSVTEHRFRIKKDLEENPSFKNYITEVISQAYFDARKLAIKEGKKAKLGVRKPAEEEYPLDCPFLIDQLLDEDFYGDND from the coding sequence ATGAATAATCAACTGTATGAACAAGATTTTAATCTTTGGCGAGAAAGCATTATTGAACAAATTAAACAGCATCAATTTAATGATATCGATTGGGAGCATTTGCTTTTAGAATTAGAAGATATGGGAAAATCAGAGAAACGGTCATTTATTAGTAATTTAACAATCCTGATTGCACATTTACTAAAACTAACCGTTCAATCTGATGCTCCTGAGATGATGAAAGGAAGCTGGTATAGTTCTGTGACAGAACATCGTTTCCGAATCAAAAAGGATTTGGAAGAAAATCCTTCTTTTAAAAACTATATTACTGAAGTTATTTCTCAAGCATATTTCGATGCTCGTAAACTGGCGATTAAGGAAGGTAAAAAGGCTAAATTAGGAGTTAGAAAACCTGCTGAAGAAGAATATCCTCTCGATTGTCCTTTTCTGATAGATCAGTTATTAGATGAAGATTTTTATGGAGACAATGATTAA